From a region of the Lactuca sativa cultivar Salinas chromosome 4, Lsat_Salinas_v11, whole genome shotgun sequence genome:
- the LOC111920034 gene encoding beta-glucosidase 46 isoform X1, with amino-acid sequence MVYAIYLLFLVMLGAYSSIFTASHEFTNILGANSSLSSFPTNFLFGTASSSYQFEGAYLTHGKGLSNWDTFSHKPGNIADGSNGDIAVDHYHMYLEDIELMEYIGVNTFRFSISWARILPKGKFGDVNMAGIRHYDNLINSLLGKGIEPFVSLTHYDIPQELEDKYGGWLSSQVQKDFAYYANICFKYYGDRVKYWVTFNEPNVVAIRGYRSGIYPPARCSGSFGNCSSGDSEREPFIVAHNMILSHAAAVDIYRTKYQGKQNASYIGIVMNAVWYEPISNSSEDRLAAQRAQSFYMNWFLDPIIFGKYPQEMKDILGSLLPPFSKDYFKKLKNGLDFIGVNHYTSFFVKDCLHSTCEQGPGISKTEGYYLRTALKNNALIGESTALDWLYVYPQGMEKMVIYLKNRYNNIPLFITENGLGVMNQPDSNIDSCLNDEKRIEYMKSYLDALLSAIRKGADVRGYFAWSLLDNFEWLSGYTIRFGLYHVDYVTLKRIPKSSAKWYKQFISNFTSFEEDATSYHMLMKQ; translated from the exons ATGGTATACGCAATATACTTGTTGTTCCTTGTTATGCTGGGGGCATATTCATCAATCTTTACGGCATCACATGAATTCACTAATATTTTAGGAGCCAATTCCAGTTTGTCTTCATTTCCAACAAACTTCTTATTTGGAACTGCATCCTCTTCTTATCAG TTCGAAGGAGCTTACCTTACTCATGGGAAAGGACTCAGTAACTGGGATACTTTCTCACATAAACCTG GTAATATCGCTGATGGTTCTAATGGAGATATCGCGGTTGATCATTACCACATGTATCTT GAAGATATTGAGCTTATGGAGTACATCGGAGTTAATACCTTTCGTTTCTCCATATCATGGGCTAGAATTTTACCAA AGGGAAAGTTTGGAGATGTTAACATGGCTGGAATAAGGCACTACGACAATCTCATCAATTCCTTGCTAGGAAAAG GAATCGAACCATTTGTGTCATTGACTCATTACGACATACCTCAGGAACTTGAAGATAAATATGGTGGTTGGTTAAGTTCCCAAGTCCA gaaAGATTTTGCATATTATGCAAATATATGTTTCAAATACTATGGGGACCGGGTCAAGTATTGGGTCACTTTCAATGAACCAAATGTGGTTGCAATTCGTGGTTATAGATCAGGGATTTACCCACCAGCGAGGTGTTCTGGTTCTTTTGGGAATTGTAGCTCTGGGGATTCTGAAAGGGAACCATTTATAGTAGCTCATAATATGATCCTATCCCATGCTGCAGCAGTCGATATTTATCGGACTAAATATCAG GGGAAACAAAACGCCAGTTATATTGGGATTGTTATGAATGCTGTATGGTATGAACCCATTAGCAATTCCTCAGAAGACCGACTTGCTGCTCAGAGAGCTCAATCTTTTTACATGAATTG GTTCTTGGACCCGATTATATTTGGAAAATATCCTCAAGAAATGAAAGATATTCTAGGATCTTTATTACCCCCCTTCTCAAAAGATTACTTCAAGAAGCTAAAGAATGGATTAGACTTCATCGGTGTCAACCATTATACAAGTTTCTTTGTCAAAGACTGTTTACACTCAACATGTGAACAAGGACCTGGAATTTCAAAGACAGAGGGTTATTATCTCAGAACTGCTCTTAAGAACAATGCTCTAATAGGAGAATCT ACTGCATTGGATTGGCTTTATGTTTATCCACAAGGAATGGAGAAGATGGTGATTTATCTCAAGAACAGATACAATAATATACCACTTTTTATCACGGAGAATG GTTTGGGCGTGATGAACCAGCCTGATTCAAACATAGATAGTTGCCTCAATGATGAGAAACGAATAGAATACATGAAGAGCTACTTGGATGCCTTACTTTCGGCAATAAG GAAAGGAGCTGATGTTAGAGGTTACTTTGCTTGGTCGTTGCTGGACAACTTTGAGTGGTTATCTGGATACACAATAAGATTCGGGCTTTACCATGTTGACTATGTAACTCTTAAGAGGATACCAAAATCATCAGCAAAATGGTACAAACAGTTTATTTCAAACTTTACAAGTTTTGAAGAAGATGCAACATCATATCACATGTTGATGAAGCAATGA
- the LOC111920034 gene encoding beta-glucosidase 47 isoform X2, whose amino-acid sequence MVYAIYLLFLVMLGAYSSIFTASHEFTNILGANSSLSSFPTNFLFGTASSSYQFEGAYLTHGKGLSNWDTFSHKPGNIADGSNGDIAVDHYHMYLEDIELMEYIGVNTFRFSISWARILPRIEPFVSLTHYDIPQELEDKYGGWLSSQVQKDFAYYANICFKYYGDRVKYWVTFNEPNVVAIRGYRSGIYPPARCSGSFGNCSSGDSEREPFIVAHNMILSHAAAVDIYRTKYQGKQNASYIGIVMNAVWYEPISNSSEDRLAAQRAQSFYMNWFLDPIIFGKYPQEMKDILGSLLPPFSKDYFKKLKNGLDFIGVNHYTSFFVKDCLHSTCEQGPGISKTEGYYLRTALKNNALIGESTALDWLYVYPQGMEKMVIYLKNRYNNIPLFITENGLGVMNQPDSNIDSCLNDEKRIEYMKSYLDALLSAIRKGADVRGYFAWSLLDNFEWLSGYTIRFGLYHVDYVTLKRIPKSSAKWYKQFISNFTSFEEDATSYHMLMKQ is encoded by the exons ATGGTATACGCAATATACTTGTTGTTCCTTGTTATGCTGGGGGCATATTCATCAATCTTTACGGCATCACATGAATTCACTAATATTTTAGGAGCCAATTCCAGTTTGTCTTCATTTCCAACAAACTTCTTATTTGGAACTGCATCCTCTTCTTATCAG TTCGAAGGAGCTTACCTTACTCATGGGAAAGGACTCAGTAACTGGGATACTTTCTCACATAAACCTG GTAATATCGCTGATGGTTCTAATGGAGATATCGCGGTTGATCATTACCACATGTATCTT GAAGATATTGAGCTTATGGAGTACATCGGAGTTAATACCTTTCGTTTCTCCATATCATGGGCTAGAATTTTACCAA GAATCGAACCATTTGTGTCATTGACTCATTACGACATACCTCAGGAACTTGAAGATAAATATGGTGGTTGGTTAAGTTCCCAAGTCCA gaaAGATTTTGCATATTATGCAAATATATGTTTCAAATACTATGGGGACCGGGTCAAGTATTGGGTCACTTTCAATGAACCAAATGTGGTTGCAATTCGTGGTTATAGATCAGGGATTTACCCACCAGCGAGGTGTTCTGGTTCTTTTGGGAATTGTAGCTCTGGGGATTCTGAAAGGGAACCATTTATAGTAGCTCATAATATGATCCTATCCCATGCTGCAGCAGTCGATATTTATCGGACTAAATATCAG GGGAAACAAAACGCCAGTTATATTGGGATTGTTATGAATGCTGTATGGTATGAACCCATTAGCAATTCCTCAGAAGACCGACTTGCTGCTCAGAGAGCTCAATCTTTTTACATGAATTG GTTCTTGGACCCGATTATATTTGGAAAATATCCTCAAGAAATGAAAGATATTCTAGGATCTTTATTACCCCCCTTCTCAAAAGATTACTTCAAGAAGCTAAAGAATGGATTAGACTTCATCGGTGTCAACCATTATACAAGTTTCTTTGTCAAAGACTGTTTACACTCAACATGTGAACAAGGACCTGGAATTTCAAAGACAGAGGGTTATTATCTCAGAACTGCTCTTAAGAACAATGCTCTAATAGGAGAATCT ACTGCATTGGATTGGCTTTATGTTTATCCACAAGGAATGGAGAAGATGGTGATTTATCTCAAGAACAGATACAATAATATACCACTTTTTATCACGGAGAATG GTTTGGGCGTGATGAACCAGCCTGATTCAAACATAGATAGTTGCCTCAATGATGAGAAACGAATAGAATACATGAAGAGCTACTTGGATGCCTTACTTTCGGCAATAAG GAAAGGAGCTGATGTTAGAGGTTACTTTGCTTGGTCGTTGCTGGACAACTTTGAGTGGTTATCTGGATACACAATAAGATTCGGGCTTTACCATGTTGACTATGTAACTCTTAAGAGGATACCAAAATCATCAGCAAAATGGTACAAACAGTTTATTTCAAACTTTACAAGTTTTGAAGAAGATGCAACATCATATCACATGTTGATGAAGCAATGA
- the LOC111920034 gene encoding beta-glucosidase 46 isoform X3 encodes MGKDSVTGILSHINLVISLMVLMEISRLIITTCILKILSLWSTSELIPFVSPYHGLEFYQELEDKYGGWLSSQVQKDFAYYANICFKYYGDRVKYWVTFNEPNVVAIRGYRSGIYPPARCSGSFGNCSSGDSEREPFIVAHNMILSHAAAVDIYRTKYQGKQNASYIGIVMNAVWYEPISNSSEDRLAAQRAQSFYMNWFLDPIIFGKYPQEMKDILGSLLPPFSKDYFKKLKNGLDFIGVNHYTSFFVKDCLHSTCEQGPGISKTEGYYLRTALKNNALIGESTALDWLYVYPQGMEKMVIYLKNRYNNIPLFITENGLGVMNQPDSNIDSCLNDEKRIEYMKSYLDALLSAIRKGADVRGYFAWSLLDNFEWLSGYTIRFGLYHVDYVTLKRIPKSSAKWYKQFISNFTSFEEDATSYHMLMKQ; translated from the exons ATGGGAAAGGACTCAGTAACTGGGATACTTTCTCACATAAACCTG GTAATATCGCTGATGGTTCTAATGGAGATATCGCGGTTGATCATTACCACATGTATCTT GAAGATATTGAGCTTATGGAGTACATCGGAGTTAATACCTTTCGTTTCTCCATATCATGGGCTAGAATTTTACCAA GAACTTGAAGATAAATATGGTGGTTGGTTAAGTTCCCAAGTCCA gaaAGATTTTGCATATTATGCAAATATATGTTTCAAATACTATGGGGACCGGGTCAAGTATTGGGTCACTTTCAATGAACCAAATGTGGTTGCAATTCGTGGTTATAGATCAGGGATTTACCCACCAGCGAGGTGTTCTGGTTCTTTTGGGAATTGTAGCTCTGGGGATTCTGAAAGGGAACCATTTATAGTAGCTCATAATATGATCCTATCCCATGCTGCAGCAGTCGATATTTATCGGACTAAATATCAG GGGAAACAAAACGCCAGTTATATTGGGATTGTTATGAATGCTGTATGGTATGAACCCATTAGCAATTCCTCAGAAGACCGACTTGCTGCTCAGAGAGCTCAATCTTTTTACATGAATTG GTTCTTGGACCCGATTATATTTGGAAAATATCCTCAAGAAATGAAAGATATTCTAGGATCTTTATTACCCCCCTTCTCAAAAGATTACTTCAAGAAGCTAAAGAATGGATTAGACTTCATCGGTGTCAACCATTATACAAGTTTCTTTGTCAAAGACTGTTTACACTCAACATGTGAACAAGGACCTGGAATTTCAAAGACAGAGGGTTATTATCTCAGAACTGCTCTTAAGAACAATGCTCTAATAGGAGAATCT ACTGCATTGGATTGGCTTTATGTTTATCCACAAGGAATGGAGAAGATGGTGATTTATCTCAAGAACAGATACAATAATATACCACTTTTTATCACGGAGAATG GTTTGGGCGTGATGAACCAGCCTGATTCAAACATAGATAGTTGCCTCAATGATGAGAAACGAATAGAATACATGAAGAGCTACTTGGATGCCTTACTTTCGGCAATAAG GAAAGGAGCTGATGTTAGAGGTTACTTTGCTTGGTCGTTGCTGGACAACTTTGAGTGGTTATCTGGATACACAATAAGATTCGGGCTTTACCATGTTGACTATGTAACTCTTAAGAGGATACCAAAATCATCAGCAAAATGGTACAAACAGTTTATTTCAAACTTTACAAGTTTTGAAGAAGATGCAACATCATATCACATGTTGATGAAGCAATGA